The following are encoded in a window of Balaenoptera ricei isolate mBalRic1 chromosome 1, mBalRic1.hap2, whole genome shotgun sequence genomic DNA:
- the NUDT17 gene encoding nucleoside diphosphate-linked moiety X motif 17 isoform X10 → MAAARVLLSGRPESVSFAQSVCGLLGAGPGLGPWPTYCGLKRGQLVLSDRPFPGASARLPLQRPPFCPFPTLDQQPRAPGAELPTNRGVDLAVAVVLQSSDQTVLLTRRTRTLNVSPNLWVPPGGHVEPDEELLDGGLRELWEESGLQLPQGQFFWVPLGLWESAYPPRLSWGLPKYHHIILYLLVISQESQQQLQARIQPNPREVSGLMWLGPDVAAAVAATEDGTDTPRHLPQDLPPSVLPGRSCRSAVRWN, encoded by the exons ATGGCGGCGGCGCGGGTGCTTCTGTCCGGGCGCCCGGAGTCGGTGAGCTTCGCGCAGAGCGTGTGTGGCCTCCTGGGCGCCGGGCCGGGGCTCGGGCCGTGGCCCACGTACTGCGGCCTCAAGCGGGGACAACTCGTCCTCTCGGACAGGCCGTTCCCAGGCGCCTCCGCCAGGCTTCCGCTCCAG CGACCCCCTTTCTGCCCTTTTCCGACCCTGGATCAgcagcccagggctcctggggCCGAGCTGCCCACGAATCGAGGTGTGGATCTGGCTGTGGCGGTCGTTCTGCAGTCCAGCGATCAGACTGTCTTGTTGACCCGAAGGACACGCACTCTCAACGTTTCCCCCAACCTCTGGGTACCCCCAG GTGGGCACGTGGAACCTGATGAAGAG CTGCTGGACGGAGGACTTCGAGAGCTTTGGGAGGAGAGTGGACTACAGCTGCCCCAGGGCCAGTTCTTTTGGGTCCCTCTGGGGTTATGGGAG tCTGCCTACCCTCCTAGGCTGAGCTGGGGTCtccccaaataccatcacatcatTCTCTATCTACTTGTCATCTCCCAGGAGTCACAGCAGCAGCTACAG GCCCGGATCCAACCAAACCCAAGAGAGGTGAGCGGCCTTATGTGGCTGGGACCAGATGTAGCAGCTGCGGTGGCTGCCACAGAGGATGGGACAGATACACCCAGACATCTTCCCCAGGACCTACCGCCTTCTGTCCT CCCAGGCAGGAGCTGTCGTTCTGCAGTGCGGTGGAACTAG
- the NUDT17 gene encoding nucleoside diphosphate-linked moiety X motif 17 isoform X9 gives MAAARVLLSGRPESVSFAQSVCGLLGAGPGLGPWPTYCGLKRGQLVLSDRPFPGASARLPLQRPPFCPFPTLDQQPRAPGAELPTNRGVDLAVAVVLQSSDQTVLLTRRTRTLNVSPNLWVPPGGHVEPDEELLDGGLRELWEESGLQLPQGQFFWVPLGLWESAYPPRLSWGLPKYHHIILYLLVISQESQQQLQARIQPNPREVSGLMWLGPDVAAAVAATEDGTDTPRHLPQDLPPSVLAVELEENGGARPLVLPTSTLLRTTPATADSKERVSTGTKFALRLWLQHLGR, from the exons ATGGCGGCGGCGCGGGTGCTTCTGTCCGGGCGCCCGGAGTCGGTGAGCTTCGCGCAGAGCGTGTGTGGCCTCCTGGGCGCCGGGCCGGGGCTCGGGCCGTGGCCCACGTACTGCGGCCTCAAGCGGGGACAACTCGTCCTCTCGGACAGGCCGTTCCCAGGCGCCTCCGCCAGGCTTCCGCTCCAG CGACCCCCTTTCTGCCCTTTTCCGACCCTGGATCAgcagcccagggctcctggggCCGAGCTGCCCACGAATCGAGGTGTGGATCTGGCTGTGGCGGTCGTTCTGCAGTCCAGCGATCAGACTGTCTTGTTGACCCGAAGGACACGCACTCTCAACGTTTCCCCCAACCTCTGGGTACCCCCAG GTGGGCACGTGGAACCTGATGAAGAG CTGCTGGACGGAGGACTTCGAGAGCTTTGGGAGGAGAGTGGACTACAGCTGCCCCAGGGCCAGTTCTTTTGGGTCCCTCTGGGGTTATGGGAG tCTGCCTACCCTCCTAGGCTGAGCTGGGGTCtccccaaataccatcacatcatTCTCTATCTACTTGTCATCTCCCAGGAGTCACAGCAGCAGCTACAG GCCCGGATCCAACCAAACCCAAGAGAGGTGAGCGGCCTTATGTGGCTGGGACCAGATGTAGCAGCTGCGGTGGCTGCCACAGAGGATGGGACAGATACACCCAGACATCTTCCCCAGGACCTACCGCCTTCTGTCCT TGCGGTGGAACTAGAAGAGAATGGAGGCGCTCGACCTCTGGTCTTGCCCACGTCCACACTGCTGCGGACGACCCCAGCCACAGCAGATAGCAAAGAGAGGGTCAGCACTGGGACCAAGTTTGCCCTCAGGCTCTGGCTACAGCATCTGGGCAGGTAA
- the NUDT17 gene encoding nucleoside diphosphate-linked moiety X motif 17 isoform X11, protein MAAARVLLSGRPESVSFAQSVCGLLGAGPGLGPWPTYCGLKRGQLVLSDRPFPGASARLPLQRPPFCPFPTLDQQPRAPGAELPTNRGVDLAVAVVLQSSDQTVLLTRRTRTLNVSPNLWVPPGGHVEPDEELLDGGLRELWEESGLQLPQGQFFWVPLGLWESAYPPRLSWGLPKYHHIILYLLVISQESQQQLQARIQPNPREVSGLMWLGPDVAAAVAATEDGTDTPRHLPQDLPPSVL, encoded by the exons ATGGCGGCGGCGCGGGTGCTTCTGTCCGGGCGCCCGGAGTCGGTGAGCTTCGCGCAGAGCGTGTGTGGCCTCCTGGGCGCCGGGCCGGGGCTCGGGCCGTGGCCCACGTACTGCGGCCTCAAGCGGGGACAACTCGTCCTCTCGGACAGGCCGTTCCCAGGCGCCTCCGCCAGGCTTCCGCTCCAG CGACCCCCTTTCTGCCCTTTTCCGACCCTGGATCAgcagcccagggctcctggggCCGAGCTGCCCACGAATCGAGGTGTGGATCTGGCTGTGGCGGTCGTTCTGCAGTCCAGCGATCAGACTGTCTTGTTGACCCGAAGGACACGCACTCTCAACGTTTCCCCCAACCTCTGGGTACCCCCAG GTGGGCACGTGGAACCTGATGAAGAG CTGCTGGACGGAGGACTTCGAGAGCTTTGGGAGGAGAGTGGACTACAGCTGCCCCAGGGCCAGTTCTTTTGGGTCCCTCTGGGGTTATGGGAG tCTGCCTACCCTCCTAGGCTGAGCTGGGGTCtccccaaataccatcacatcatTCTCTATCTACTTGTCATCTCCCAGGAGTCACAGCAGCAGCTACAG GCCCGGATCCAACCAAACCCAAGAGAGGTGAGCGGCCTTATGTGGCTGGGACCAGATGTAGCAGCTGCGGTGGCTGCCACAGAGGATGGGACAGATACACCCAGACATCTTCCCCAGGACCTACCGCCTTCTGTCCT GTAG
- the NUDT17 gene encoding nucleoside diphosphate-linked moiety X motif 17 isoform X12, producing the protein MAAARVLLSGRPESVSFAQSVCGLLGAGPGLGPWPTYCGLKRGQLVLSDRPFPGASARLPLQRPPFCPFPTLDQQPRAPGAELPTNRGVDLAVAVVLQSSDQTVLLTRRTRTLNVSPNLWVPPGGHVEPDEELLDGGLRELWEESGLQLPQGQFFWVPLGLWESAYPPRLSWGLPKYHHIILYLLVISQESQQQLQARIQPNPREVSGLMWLGPDVAAAVAATEDGTDTPRHLPQDLPPSVL; encoded by the exons ATGGCGGCGGCGCGGGTGCTTCTGTCCGGGCGCCCGGAGTCGGTGAGCTTCGCGCAGAGCGTGTGTGGCCTCCTGGGCGCCGGGCCGGGGCTCGGGCCGTGGCCCACGTACTGCGGCCTCAAGCGGGGACAACTCGTCCTCTCGGACAGGCCGTTCCCAGGCGCCTCCGCCAGGCTTCCGCTCCAG CGACCCCCTTTCTGCCCTTTTCCGACCCTGGATCAgcagcccagggctcctggggCCGAGCTGCCCACGAATCGAGGTGTGGATCTGGCTGTGGCGGTCGTTCTGCAGTCCAGCGATCAGACTGTCTTGTTGACCCGAAGGACACGCACTCTCAACGTTTCCCCCAACCTCTGGGTACCCCCAG GTGGGCACGTGGAACCTGATGAAGAG CTGCTGGACGGAGGACTTCGAGAGCTTTGGGAGGAGAGTGGACTACAGCTGCCCCAGGGCCAGTTCTTTTGGGTCCCTCTGGGGTTATGGGAG tCTGCCTACCCTCCTAGGCTGAGCTGGGGTCtccccaaataccatcacatcatTCTCTATCTACTTGTCATCTCCCAGGAGTCACAGCAGCAGCTACAG GCCCGGATCCAACCAAACCCAAGAGAGGTGAGCGGCCTTATGTGGCTGGGACCAGATGTAGCAGCTGCGGTGGCTGCCACAGAGGATGGGACAGATACACCCAGACATCTTCCCCAGGACCTACCGCCTTCTGTCCT ATGA
- the NUDT17 gene encoding nucleoside diphosphate-linked moiety X motif 17 isoform X7 — translation MAAARVLLSGRPESPRAPGAELPTNRGVDLAVAVVLQSSDQTVLLTRRTRTLNVSPNLWVPPGGHVEPDEELLDGGLRELWEESGLQLPQGQFFWVPLGLWESAYPPRLSWGLPKYHHIILYLLVISQESQQQLQARIQPNPREVSGLMWLGPDVAAAVAATEDGTDTPRHLPQDLPPSVLQELSFCSAVELEENGGARPLVLPTSTLLRTTPATADSKERVSTGTKFALRLWLQHLGSYSSCLFGQRERNGHEETNGYGEGTQPALGNGKRGHLGDTRRAPSPRGFRQSRLRIQPFPQLTSHPICLPLPRLTDPKEWAGRQRTFPKTDPKCPLKEVKY, via the exons ATGGCGGCGGCGCGGGTGCTTCTGTCCGGGCGCCCGGAGTCG cccagggctcctggggCCGAGCTGCCCACGAATCGAGGTGTGGATCTGGCTGTGGCGGTCGTTCTGCAGTCCAGCGATCAGACTGTCTTGTTGACCCGAAGGACACGCACTCTCAACGTTTCCCCCAACCTCTGGGTACCCCCAG GTGGGCACGTGGAACCTGATGAAGAG CTGCTGGACGGAGGACTTCGAGAGCTTTGGGAGGAGAGTGGACTACAGCTGCCCCAGGGCCAGTTCTTTTGGGTCCCTCTGGGGTTATGGGAG tCTGCCTACCCTCCTAGGCTGAGCTGGGGTCtccccaaataccatcacatcatTCTCTATCTACTTGTCATCTCCCAGGAGTCACAGCAGCAGCTACAG GCCCGGATCCAACCAAACCCAAGAGAGGTGAGCGGCCTTATGTGGCTGGGACCAGATGTAGCAGCTGCGGTGGCTGCCACAGAGGATGGGACAGATACACCCAGACATCTTCCCCAGGACCTACCGCCTTCTGTCCT GCAGGAGCTGTCGTTCTGCAGTGCGGTGGAACTAGAAGAGAATGGAGGCGCTCGACCTCTGGTCTTGCCCACGTCCACACTGCTGCGGACGACCCCAGCCACAGCAGATAGCAAAGAGAGGGTCAGCACTGGGACCAAGTTTGCCCTCAGGCTCTGGCTACAGCATCTGGGCAG TTACTCCAGCTGTCTGTTTGGCCAAAGAGAACGGAATGGACATGAAGAGACAAATGGATATGGAGAAGGAACACAGCCGGCTTTGGGGAATGGGAAGAGAGGGCATCTGGGGGACACGAGAAGGGCCCCTTCCCCACGAGGCTTTAGACAGTCAAGGCTGAGGATTCAGCCCTTTCCCCAACTCACATCCCATCCCATTTGCCTCCCACTGCCTAGGTTAACAGACCCAAAGGAATGGGCCGGACGTCAAAGAACATTTCCAAAAACAGACCCCAAATGTCCTTTAAAAGAGGTTAAATATTAA
- the NUDT17 gene encoding nucleoside diphosphate-linked moiety X motif 17 isoform X4 — protein sequence MAAARVLLSGRPESVSFAQSVCGLLGAGPGLGPWPTYCGLKRGQLVLSDRPFPGASARLPLQPRAPGAELPTNRGVDLAVAVVLQSSDQTVLLTRRTRTLNVSPNLWVPPGGHVEPDEELLDGGLRELWEESGLQLPQGQFFWVPLGLWESAYPPRLSWGLPKYHHIILYLLVISQESQQQLQARIQPNPREVSGLMWLGPDVAAAVAATEDGTDTPRHLPQDLPPSVLQELSFCSAVELEENGGARPLVLPTSTLLRTTPATADSKERVSTGTKFALRLWLQHLGSYSSCLFGQRERNGHEETNGYGEGTQPALGNGKRGHLGDTRRAPSPRGFRQSRLRIQPFPQLTSHPICLPLPRLTDPKEWAGRQRTFPKTDPKCPLKEVKY from the exons ATGGCGGCGGCGCGGGTGCTTCTGTCCGGGCGCCCGGAGTCGGTGAGCTTCGCGCAGAGCGTGTGTGGCCTCCTGGGCGCCGGGCCGGGGCTCGGGCCGTGGCCCACGTACTGCGGCCTCAAGCGGGGACAACTCGTCCTCTCGGACAGGCCGTTCCCAGGCGCCTCCGCCAGGCTTCCGCTCCAG cccagggctcctggggCCGAGCTGCCCACGAATCGAGGTGTGGATCTGGCTGTGGCGGTCGTTCTGCAGTCCAGCGATCAGACTGTCTTGTTGACCCGAAGGACACGCACTCTCAACGTTTCCCCCAACCTCTGGGTACCCCCAG GTGGGCACGTGGAACCTGATGAAGAG CTGCTGGACGGAGGACTTCGAGAGCTTTGGGAGGAGAGTGGACTACAGCTGCCCCAGGGCCAGTTCTTTTGGGTCCCTCTGGGGTTATGGGAG tCTGCCTACCCTCCTAGGCTGAGCTGGGGTCtccccaaataccatcacatcatTCTCTATCTACTTGTCATCTCCCAGGAGTCACAGCAGCAGCTACAG GCCCGGATCCAACCAAACCCAAGAGAGGTGAGCGGCCTTATGTGGCTGGGACCAGATGTAGCAGCTGCGGTGGCTGCCACAGAGGATGGGACAGATACACCCAGACATCTTCCCCAGGACCTACCGCCTTCTGTCCT GCAGGAGCTGTCGTTCTGCAGTGCGGTGGAACTAGAAGAGAATGGAGGCGCTCGACCTCTGGTCTTGCCCACGTCCACACTGCTGCGGACGACCCCAGCCACAGCAGATAGCAAAGAGAGGGTCAGCACTGGGACCAAGTTTGCCCTCAGGCTCTGGCTACAGCATCTGGGCAG TTACTCCAGCTGTCTGTTTGGCCAAAGAGAACGGAATGGACATGAAGAGACAAATGGATATGGAGAAGGAACACAGCCGGCTTTGGGGAATGGGAAGAGAGGGCATCTGGGGGACACGAGAAGGGCCCCTTCCCCACGAGGCTTTAGACAGTCAAGGCTGAGGATTCAGCCCTTTCCCCAACTCACATCCCATCCCATTTGCCTCCCACTGCCTAGGTTAACAGACCCAAAGGAATGGGCCGGACGTCAAAGAACATTTCCAAAAACAGACCCCAAATGTCCTTTAAAAGAGGTTAAATATTAA
- the NUDT17 gene encoding nucleoside diphosphate-linked moiety X motif 17 isoform X6, with protein sequence MAAARVLLSGRPESQPRAPGAELPTNRGVDLAVAVVLQSSDQTVLLTRRTRTLNVSPNLWVPPGGHVEPDEELLDGGLRELWEESGLQLPQGQFFWVPLGLWESAYPPRLSWGLPKYHHIILYLLVISQESQQQLQARIQPNPREVSGLMWLGPDVAAAVAATEDGTDTPRHLPQDLPPSVLQELSFCSAVELEENGGARPLVLPTSTLLRTTPATADSKERVSTGTKFALRLWLQHLGSYSSCLFGQRERNGHEETNGYGEGTQPALGNGKRGHLGDTRRAPSPRGFRQSRLRIQPFPQLTSHPICLPLPRLTDPKEWAGRQRTFPKTDPKCPLKEVKY encoded by the exons ATGGCGGCGGCGCGGGTGCTTCTGTCCGGGCGCCCGGAGTCG cagcccagggctcctggggCCGAGCTGCCCACGAATCGAGGTGTGGATCTGGCTGTGGCGGTCGTTCTGCAGTCCAGCGATCAGACTGTCTTGTTGACCCGAAGGACACGCACTCTCAACGTTTCCCCCAACCTCTGGGTACCCCCAG GTGGGCACGTGGAACCTGATGAAGAG CTGCTGGACGGAGGACTTCGAGAGCTTTGGGAGGAGAGTGGACTACAGCTGCCCCAGGGCCAGTTCTTTTGGGTCCCTCTGGGGTTATGGGAG tCTGCCTACCCTCCTAGGCTGAGCTGGGGTCtccccaaataccatcacatcatTCTCTATCTACTTGTCATCTCCCAGGAGTCACAGCAGCAGCTACAG GCCCGGATCCAACCAAACCCAAGAGAGGTGAGCGGCCTTATGTGGCTGGGACCAGATGTAGCAGCTGCGGTGGCTGCCACAGAGGATGGGACAGATACACCCAGACATCTTCCCCAGGACCTACCGCCTTCTGTCCT GCAGGAGCTGTCGTTCTGCAGTGCGGTGGAACTAGAAGAGAATGGAGGCGCTCGACCTCTGGTCTTGCCCACGTCCACACTGCTGCGGACGACCCCAGCCACAGCAGATAGCAAAGAGAGGGTCAGCACTGGGACCAAGTTTGCCCTCAGGCTCTGGCTACAGCATCTGGGCAG TTACTCCAGCTGTCTGTTTGGCCAAAGAGAACGGAATGGACATGAAGAGACAAATGGATATGGAGAAGGAACACAGCCGGCTTTGGGGAATGGGAAGAGAGGGCATCTGGGGGACACGAGAAGGGCCCCTTCCCCACGAGGCTTTAGACAGTCAAGGCTGAGGATTCAGCCCTTTCCCCAACTCACATCCCATCCCATTTGCCTCCCACTGCCTAGGTTAACAGACCCAAAGGAATGGGCCGGACGTCAAAGAACATTTCCAAAAACAGACCCCAAATGTCCTTTAAAAGAGGTTAAATATTAA
- the NUDT17 gene encoding nucleoside diphosphate-linked moiety X motif 17 isoform X3, whose product MAAARVLLSGRPESVSFAQSVCGLLGAGPGLGPWPTYCGLKRGQLVLSDRPFPGASARLPLQQPRAPGAELPTNRGVDLAVAVVLQSSDQTVLLTRRTRTLNVSPNLWVPPGGHVEPDEELLDGGLRELWEESGLQLPQGQFFWVPLGLWESAYPPRLSWGLPKYHHIILYLLVISQESQQQLQARIQPNPREVSGLMWLGPDVAAAVAATEDGTDTPRHLPQDLPPSVLQELSFCSAVELEENGGARPLVLPTSTLLRTTPATADSKERVSTGTKFALRLWLQHLGSYSSCLFGQRERNGHEETNGYGEGTQPALGNGKRGHLGDTRRAPSPRGFRQSRLRIQPFPQLTSHPICLPLPRLTDPKEWAGRQRTFPKTDPKCPLKEVKY is encoded by the exons ATGGCGGCGGCGCGGGTGCTTCTGTCCGGGCGCCCGGAGTCGGTGAGCTTCGCGCAGAGCGTGTGTGGCCTCCTGGGCGCCGGGCCGGGGCTCGGGCCGTGGCCCACGTACTGCGGCCTCAAGCGGGGACAACTCGTCCTCTCGGACAGGCCGTTCCCAGGCGCCTCCGCCAGGCTTCCGCTCCAG cagcccagggctcctggggCCGAGCTGCCCACGAATCGAGGTGTGGATCTGGCTGTGGCGGTCGTTCTGCAGTCCAGCGATCAGACTGTCTTGTTGACCCGAAGGACACGCACTCTCAACGTTTCCCCCAACCTCTGGGTACCCCCAG GTGGGCACGTGGAACCTGATGAAGAG CTGCTGGACGGAGGACTTCGAGAGCTTTGGGAGGAGAGTGGACTACAGCTGCCCCAGGGCCAGTTCTTTTGGGTCCCTCTGGGGTTATGGGAG tCTGCCTACCCTCCTAGGCTGAGCTGGGGTCtccccaaataccatcacatcatTCTCTATCTACTTGTCATCTCCCAGGAGTCACAGCAGCAGCTACAG GCCCGGATCCAACCAAACCCAAGAGAGGTGAGCGGCCTTATGTGGCTGGGACCAGATGTAGCAGCTGCGGTGGCTGCCACAGAGGATGGGACAGATACACCCAGACATCTTCCCCAGGACCTACCGCCTTCTGTCCT GCAGGAGCTGTCGTTCTGCAGTGCGGTGGAACTAGAAGAGAATGGAGGCGCTCGACCTCTGGTCTTGCCCACGTCCACACTGCTGCGGACGACCCCAGCCACAGCAGATAGCAAAGAGAGGGTCAGCACTGGGACCAAGTTTGCCCTCAGGCTCTGGCTACAGCATCTGGGCAG TTACTCCAGCTGTCTGTTTGGCCAAAGAGAACGGAATGGACATGAAGAGACAAATGGATATGGAGAAGGAACACAGCCGGCTTTGGGGAATGGGAAGAGAGGGCATCTGGGGGACACGAGAAGGGCCCCTTCCCCACGAGGCTTTAGACAGTCAAGGCTGAGGATTCAGCCCTTTCCCCAACTCACATCCCATCCCATTTGCCTCCCACTGCCTAGGTTAACAGACCCAAAGGAATGGGCCGGACGTCAAAGAACATTTCCAAAAACAGACCCCAAATGTCCTTTAAAAGAGGTTAAATATTAA
- the NUDT17 gene encoding nucleoside diphosphate-linked moiety X motif 17 isoform X1 produces MAAARVLLSGRPESVSFAQSVCGLLGAGPGLGPWPTYCGLKRGQLVLSDRPFPGASARLPLQRPPFCPFPTLDQQPRAPGAELPTNRGVDLAVAVVLQSSDQTVLLTRRTRTLNVSPNLWVPPGGHVEPDEELLDGGLRELWEESGLQLPQGQFFWVPLGLWESAYPPRLSWGLPKYHHIILYLLVISQESQQQLQARIQPNPREVSGLMWLGPDVAAAVAATEDGTDTPRHLPQDLPPSVLQELSFCSAVELEENGGARPLVLPTSTLLRTTPATADSKERVSTGTKFALRLWLQHLGSYSSCLFGQRERNGHEETNGYGEGTQPALGNGKRGHLGDTRRAPSPRGFRQSRLRIQPFPQLTSHPICLPLPRLTDPKEWAGRQRTFPKTDPKCPLKEVKY; encoded by the exons ATGGCGGCGGCGCGGGTGCTTCTGTCCGGGCGCCCGGAGTCGGTGAGCTTCGCGCAGAGCGTGTGTGGCCTCCTGGGCGCCGGGCCGGGGCTCGGGCCGTGGCCCACGTACTGCGGCCTCAAGCGGGGACAACTCGTCCTCTCGGACAGGCCGTTCCCAGGCGCCTCCGCCAGGCTTCCGCTCCAG CGACCCCCTTTCTGCCCTTTTCCGACCCTGGATCAgcagcccagggctcctggggCCGAGCTGCCCACGAATCGAGGTGTGGATCTGGCTGTGGCGGTCGTTCTGCAGTCCAGCGATCAGACTGTCTTGTTGACCCGAAGGACACGCACTCTCAACGTTTCCCCCAACCTCTGGGTACCCCCAG GTGGGCACGTGGAACCTGATGAAGAG CTGCTGGACGGAGGACTTCGAGAGCTTTGGGAGGAGAGTGGACTACAGCTGCCCCAGGGCCAGTTCTTTTGGGTCCCTCTGGGGTTATGGGAG tCTGCCTACCCTCCTAGGCTGAGCTGGGGTCtccccaaataccatcacatcatTCTCTATCTACTTGTCATCTCCCAGGAGTCACAGCAGCAGCTACAG GCCCGGATCCAACCAAACCCAAGAGAGGTGAGCGGCCTTATGTGGCTGGGACCAGATGTAGCAGCTGCGGTGGCTGCCACAGAGGATGGGACAGATACACCCAGACATCTTCCCCAGGACCTACCGCCTTCTGTCCT GCAGGAGCTGTCGTTCTGCAGTGCGGTGGAACTAGAAGAGAATGGAGGCGCTCGACCTCTGGTCTTGCCCACGTCCACACTGCTGCGGACGACCCCAGCCACAGCAGATAGCAAAGAGAGGGTCAGCACTGGGACCAAGTTTGCCCTCAGGCTCTGGCTACAGCATCTGGGCAG TTACTCCAGCTGTCTGTTTGGCCAAAGAGAACGGAATGGACATGAAGAGACAAATGGATATGGAGAAGGAACACAGCCGGCTTTGGGGAATGGGAAGAGAGGGCATCTGGGGGACACGAGAAGGGCCCCTTCCCCACGAGGCTTTAGACAGTCAAGGCTGAGGATTCAGCCCTTTCCCCAACTCACATCCCATCCCATTTGCCTCCCACTGCCTAGGTTAACAGACCCAAAGGAATGGGCCGGACGTCAAAGAACATTTCCAAAAACAGACCCCAAATGTCCTTTAAAAGAGGTTAAATATTAA
- the NUDT17 gene encoding nucleoside diphosphate-linked moiety X motif 17 isoform X2 codes for MAAARVLLSGRPESVSFAQSVCGLLGAGPGLGPWPTYCGLKRGQLVLSDRPFPGASARLPLQRPPFCPFPTLDQQPRAPGAELPTNRGVDLAVAVVLQSSDQTVLLTRRTRTLNVSPNLWVPPGGHVEPDEELLDGGLRELWEESGLQLPQGQFFWVPLGLWESAYPPRLSWGLPKYHHIILYLLVISQESQQQLQARIQPNPREVSGLMWLGPDVAAAVAATEDGTDTPRHLPQDLPPSVLAVELEENGGARPLVLPTSTLLRTTPATADSKERVSTGTKFALRLWLQHLGSYSSCLFGQRERNGHEETNGYGEGTQPALGNGKRGHLGDTRRAPSPRGFRQSRLRIQPFPQLTSHPICLPLPRLTDPKEWAGRQRTFPKTDPKCPLKEVKY; via the exons ATGGCGGCGGCGCGGGTGCTTCTGTCCGGGCGCCCGGAGTCGGTGAGCTTCGCGCAGAGCGTGTGTGGCCTCCTGGGCGCCGGGCCGGGGCTCGGGCCGTGGCCCACGTACTGCGGCCTCAAGCGGGGACAACTCGTCCTCTCGGACAGGCCGTTCCCAGGCGCCTCCGCCAGGCTTCCGCTCCAG CGACCCCCTTTCTGCCCTTTTCCGACCCTGGATCAgcagcccagggctcctggggCCGAGCTGCCCACGAATCGAGGTGTGGATCTGGCTGTGGCGGTCGTTCTGCAGTCCAGCGATCAGACTGTCTTGTTGACCCGAAGGACACGCACTCTCAACGTTTCCCCCAACCTCTGGGTACCCCCAG GTGGGCACGTGGAACCTGATGAAGAG CTGCTGGACGGAGGACTTCGAGAGCTTTGGGAGGAGAGTGGACTACAGCTGCCCCAGGGCCAGTTCTTTTGGGTCCCTCTGGGGTTATGGGAG tCTGCCTACCCTCCTAGGCTGAGCTGGGGTCtccccaaataccatcacatcatTCTCTATCTACTTGTCATCTCCCAGGAGTCACAGCAGCAGCTACAG GCCCGGATCCAACCAAACCCAAGAGAGGTGAGCGGCCTTATGTGGCTGGGACCAGATGTAGCAGCTGCGGTGGCTGCCACAGAGGATGGGACAGATACACCCAGACATCTTCCCCAGGACCTACCGCCTTCTGTCCT TGCGGTGGAACTAGAAGAGAATGGAGGCGCTCGACCTCTGGTCTTGCCCACGTCCACACTGCTGCGGACGACCCCAGCCACAGCAGATAGCAAAGAGAGGGTCAGCACTGGGACCAAGTTTGCCCTCAGGCTCTGGCTACAGCATCTGGGCAG TTACTCCAGCTGTCTGTTTGGCCAAAGAGAACGGAATGGACATGAAGAGACAAATGGATATGGAGAAGGAACACAGCCGGCTTTGGGGAATGGGAAGAGAGGGCATCTGGGGGACACGAGAAGGGCCCCTTCCCCACGAGGCTTTAGACAGTCAAGGCTGAGGATTCAGCCCTTTCCCCAACTCACATCCCATCCCATTTGCCTCCCACTGCCTAGGTTAACAGACCCAAAGGAATGGGCCGGACGTCAAAGAACATTTCCAAAAACAGACCCCAAATGTCCTTTAAAAGAGGTTAAATATTAA